One Thunnus thynnus chromosome 18, fThuThy2.1, whole genome shotgun sequence genomic region harbors:
- the LOC137168848 gene encoding transforming growth factor beta-3 proprotein-like, giving the protein MHLGKALLFVLLLNCATLSSSLSTCATVDIDHVKRKRVEAIRGQILSKLRLTSPPHSLGPSKIPYQIQALYNSTKELLEELGRDRQQSCGQDNTETEYYAKEIYKFNMVYGPTESNDLPNCPKGITSKVFRFNVSAMERNSTNLFRAEFRALRVPNSIAKRNEQRIELYQIVRPNEHIRKQRYIGAKNVLTKGTPEWVSFDVTETVREWLMNRGTNLGLEISVHCPCHTFNPNGDIIDNESEVLEVKFKGVDGDEEHSRLDLSHLNKRKEQPLPHLILMMIPPHRLDAQSTRRRKRALDTNYCFSNTEESCCVRRLHIDFRRDLDWKWIHEPSGYDANYCSGPCPYLRSSDTTHSSLLSLYNTLNPEASASPCCVPQDLEPLTILYYSGRTPKVEQLSNMIVKSCKCS; this is encoded by the exons ATGCATTTGGGTAAGGCTTTActgtttgtcctcctcctcaATTGCGCAACTTTGAGCTCATCCCTGTCAACTTGTGCCACCGTGGATATTGACCACGTGAAAAGGAAGAGGGTTGAGGCGATACGAGGTCAAATTCTGAGCAAACTCCGACTGACAAGTCCCCCACACTCCCTCGGACCGAGTAAAATCCCTTATCAAATCCAAGCATTGTATAACAGCACCAAGGAGCTACTGGAGGAGCTTGGGAGGGATCGGCAGCAGAGTTGCGGTCAGgacaacacagagacagagtaCTACGCCAAAGAGATATACAAATTCAACATGGTCTACGGACCGACAGAAAGCA ACGATCTGCCCAACTGCCCAAAAGGTATCACCTCTAAGGTTTTCCGCTTCAATGTTTCCGCCATGGAAAGAAACTCAACCAACCTCTTCAGAGCAGAGTTTCGAGCTCTGAGGGTCCCAAACTCAATTGCCAAGAGGAATGAACAGCGGATTGAACTCTACCAG ATTGTGAGGCCAAACGAACACATTAGGAAACAACGCTACATCGGAGCCAAGAATGTGCTGACCAAAGGTACTCCAGAGTGGGTCTCCTTCGATGTGACTGAAACTGTGCGGGAATGGCTGATGAACAGAG GAACAAATCTGGGTTTGGAAATCAGTGTGCACTGTCCCTGCCACACCTTCAACCCAAATGGTGACATCATTGACAATGAGAGTGAAGTGCTGGAGGTGAAGTTTAAAG GCGTGGATGGAGATGAGGAGCACAGCCGCTTGGACCTGAGTCACCTAAATAAGCGAAAGGAGCAGCCGCTGCCTCACCTTATCCTCATGATGATCCCACCCCACCGCCTGGATGCTCAGTCCACACGCCGACGCAAGAGAGCGCTGGACACAAACTACTGTTTCTC aaacacagaggagagCTGCTGTGTTCGTCGGCTCCACATTGATTTCCGGCGTGACTTGGACTGGAAGTGGATCCATGAGCCCAGTGGTTACGATGCCAACTACTGCTCCGGGCCCTGCCCTTACCTGAGGAGCTCAGATACAACACACAGCTCG CTGCTGAGCCTGTACAACACTCTGAACCCGGAGGCATCGGCCTCCCCCTGCTGTGTCCCTCAAGACCTGGAACCCCTCACGATACTCTACTACTCTGGACGAACCCCCAAAGTGGAGCAGCTCTCCAACATGATTGTCAAGTCTTGCAAGTGTAGCTGA